The DNA window GCGACGAGGATCGCCCCCGCGATGACGTACGCCTGGGTCGCGCGGTCGCCAGCCACCCAGAGGCCCGCGGCGACGGCCCCGCCGATGATGAACAGGTTCAGCAGAACGGGCGCGAGGGCCGGCATGACGAAGTGCCGGCAACAGTTGAGGGCGGCCTGAAGGAGCGCGACGAGACAGACGAAGATGGCGAATGGGAAGAGGACGGCAGCCAGGCCGAAAATCAGATGCCACTTCGTCCCTGTTTCGGTAACTGGCGGCCTTGGGTCCGCCCTTCTCGAGGTAGTCGGTGAAGACCGGGACGAACGCGGCCGTCAGCGCGCCTTCGCCCAGCAGTTGCCTCAGGAGGTTGGGCATCCGGAACGCCATCGCGTAGGCGTCCATGACCGGGCCCGCGCCGAGGACGTGTGCGAGGGCAGCGTCGCGGGCGAGGCCGGCCAGGCGCGACAGGACCGTCAGGCCGCTGACCTGTCGAAAGTGTTTTAGAAAAGAGGCCACGCGAGGGCTCCGCCCGCGGCGGACATGCCGCCGGCTACGCCGGCCGGCGCGCCGACGGCCGACAGAACGTTGGAATCGGGGACGGCCGTACGCTACCTTGTGACCGGCGACTTGTCAACGTGAAAGCGAAGGGACAAAGGGACGCAGGGACGCAGGGATAAAGGGACGTAGGCGGGTGACAGACTGAGGGATGGAGGAGGCGCCCGCACCGTGAGCGGCGCAACAATAATGAATAGCCAACACCCAATATCCAATAGCAAAGGGTGGCGTGTGGACGGCGGTGGTGACGGCGCATCGCCGGTTCCGCGCCACCTCTGTCCCTTTGTCCCTTCGTCTCTTTGTCCCTCGTTACAAAAGCGCCCGGTTGCAGTTTCTTGGGTTCGCAAATGCCCGACCCCATGATCGAACTATCCACGGAATACTATCCGATTCTCGTGACCGGCGCAGGCGGGCTCCTAGGCCACGCCCTCGGGCCTCGCCTCGCCCGGGCCGCCCCCGCGCCGGAGGTTCTCCGCCTGACGGACCTGGCGCGAGGGGAGGCCGGCGGGTGCCCCATCCTCCCGCTCGACGTCACTGACGCGCGGGCCGTCGCGCGGGCGGTCCGCGACCTCGCGCCGCGGACAGTCTTCCACCTGGCCGCGTGGACCGACGTGGACGCGGCTGAGACGAACGAGGCGCTTGTTCGGCGGCTGAATGTGGAGGCGGCGGGAACCGTCGCCCGCGCGGCGGCCGACTGCGGCGCGCTCGTGGTCCACATGAGCACGGACTTCATCTTCGACGGCACGAAGACGGAACCTTACGTCGAGGAGGATCCGGCGAGCCCGCTCGGCGTGTACGCCCGCTCGAAGGCCGAGAGCGAGACCAGAGTCCGCGCGGCCGCGCCGGATTCGCACCTCATTGTACGGACGGCGTGGCTGTACGGGGCAGGGGGGCCGAACTTTGTCGAGACGATCCTGGCCGCGGCCCGCGCGGGCGGGCCCCTGCGCGTCGTGCGGGACCAGGTGGGGTGTCCCACCTGGAGCGAGGACCTCGCGCGGGCGCTCGTCGTGATGGTGGGGTCGGGCCTTCGCGGGACGTATCACGCCTGCGGCCGGGGGTCCGCCTCGCGACGGGAATTGGCGCAGGAGATCGTCCGCGCCGCCGGGCTCGACGTTCCTGTGGAACCGATCCGGAGCCGCGACCGGCCCGGCGAAGCGCCCCGGCCCGCCTGCGTGGTCCTCTCGACGGAGAAACTCCGGCGGGAGGCGGGCCACCAGTTCCCCGACTGGCGCGAGAGCGTCCGCGCCTACGTCGCCCGCTTGCGGTAGAGGCGCGGGTGACGTTCGCGGTGTGTGGCACGGCCGGTCTTGTCCGGCCGTGCATCGGCGCACGGCGGGACAAGGCCCGCCGTGCCACACTTTGTTTTGGCGAGCGTGCGGCACGTAGTGTCGGGGAACCCGTTAGAAAAGGATGGACACGAGGTAGAACGCCAGACCCAGGGCGAGCATGCCCAGGGCGACCGACACAAAGAAGTGGATGGACGAGAGTGCGATGTCCCTGGGCTTATCGAACTTCGT is part of the Planctomycetota bacterium genome and encodes:
- the rfbD gene encoding dTDP-4-dehydrorhamnose reductase, which produces MIELSTEYYPILVTGAGGLLGHALGPRLARAAPAPEVLRLTDLARGEAGGCPILPLDVTDARAVARAVRDLAPRTVFHLAAWTDVDAAETNEALVRRLNVEAAGTVARAAADCGALVVHMSTDFIFDGTKTEPYVEEDPASPLGVYARSKAESETRVRAAAPDSHLIVRTAWLYGAGGPNFVETILAAARAGGPLRVVRDQVGCPTWSEDLARALVVMVGSGLRGTYHACGRGSASRRELAQEIVRAAGLDVPVEPIRSRDRPGEAPRPACVVLSTEKLRREAGHQFPDWRESVRAYVARLR